A part of Macrobrachium nipponense isolate FS-2020 chromosome 26, ASM1510439v2, whole genome shotgun sequence genomic DNA contains:
- the LOC135200202 gene encoding rhodopsin-like — MGYWEDPSNMVGSGLMASTNPYGNYTVVDRVPRELLGYIHEHWYQHPPMNPLWYSLVGFWMFIMGVLSVAGNFVVIWVFMNTKSLRTPSNMFVVNLAFSDFCMMAFMCPPILVNCYYQMWSFSGIFCEIYACIGSICGTASIWSMVFITLDRYNVIVKGISAKPLTNKDAMLRILFVWIQTIFWCALPFFGFCRYVPEGNMTACGTDYLSDDLWSHLYLYFYAIDCYIFPLFLIVYCYAFILKAVATHERQMREQAKKMGVKSLRNDPEAKKTSNECRLAKVALMTVSLWFMAWTPYFIINIGGMNYKEMITPLFSIWGSVFAKANAVYNPIVYAISHPKYRAAMEKKLPCLSCATESDDDHSVADTASTASANEKTEKC, encoded by the coding sequence ATGGGTTACTGGGAAGATCCCTCCAACATGGTTGGCAGTGGCCTCATGGCCTCAACGAACCCATACGGCAACTACACCGTTGTCGACAGGGTACCTCGAGAGCTTTTGGGCTACATCCACGAACATTGGTACCAGCACCCTCCCATGAACCCTCTCTGGTACAGTTTGGTTGGTTTCTGGATGTTTATCATGGGGGTTCTTTCTGTAGCCGGCAACTTCGTTGTAATCTGGGTTTTCATGAACACCAAATCTCTCAGAACACCATCAAACATGTTTGTTGTAAATCTTGCCTTCTCAGACTTCTGTATGATGGCATTCATGTGCCCACCTATTTTGGTGAACTGTTACTACCAGATGTGGTCATTCAGTGGTATCTTCTGTGAGATCTATGCTTGCATTGGTTCTATCTGTGGAACCGCCTCCATTTGGTCTATGGTTTTCATAACCCTCGATCGTTACAATGTCATTGTAAAGGGAATCTCTGCCAAACCTTTAACCAACAAGGATGCTATGCTGAGAATTCTGTTTGTATGGATCCAGACTATTTTCTGGTGTGCCCTTCCATTCTTCGGATTCTGCAGATATGTTCCTGAAGGTAACATGACCGCCTGTGGTACTGACTATCTCAGTGATGATCTTTGGAGCCACCTTTACCTCTATTTCTATGCCATCGACTGTTATATCTTCCCCCTGTTCTTAATCGTCTACTGCTACGCATTCATCTTGAAGGCTGTTGCCACTCACGAGAGACAGATGCGTGAACAGGCCAAGAAGATGGGCGTCAAGTCTCTGAGAAATGACCCAGAAGCCAAAAAGACATCAAACGAGTGCCGCCTTGCTAAGGTTGCCCTTATGACCGTTTCCCTGTGGTTCATGGCATGGACTCCTTACTTCATCATCAATATTGGAGGCATGAACTACAAGGAAATGATCACTCCTCTGTTCTCCATCTGGGGTTCTGTTTTCGCTAAAGCCAATGCTGTGTACAACCCCATTGTCTATGCCATCAGCCACCCCAAATACAGAGCTGCTATGGAGAAGAAATTGCCGTGCCTGTCATGTGCAACTGAGAGCGATGATGACCACTCCGTGGCTGATACTGCTTCAACTGCCTCAGCCAATGAAAAGACTGAAAAGTGCTAA